From Montipora foliosa isolate CH-2021 chromosome 6, ASM3666993v2, whole genome shotgun sequence, a single genomic window includes:
- the LOC138005884 gene encoding uncharacterized protein: protein MFTFDVVLLCQTTFSRTFVCLADKEQATVPSSSEKIRLRNSLLGERKVPIPTTASKERVRDVLFEVFPPLKTCGGFELLLSDEKSRRNLRVVKYGSCCADEIRCWGTGRIYIRPIQTDIALGDDGGSDEECEKCLLCKVSIPLRQMRDHMELCPAGSPLTDYEGNQTSSNGENYVDRDNQEGPDHDNEVELVRELSPIATTQEAESQGDSAITQEECVL from the exons ATGTTTACGTTTGATGTTGTCCTTCTCTGTC AGACGACCTTTAGCAGgacatttgtttgtttggcaGACAAGGAACAAGCCACTGTTCCTAGCTCTTCAGAAAAGATACGGCTAAGGAATAGCTTACTTGGAGAGAGAAAGGTGCCGATTCCTACCACAGCATCCAAGGAGAGAGTCAGGGACGTCTTATTCGA GGTTTTTCCTCCTCTGAAAACGTGTGGTGGATTTGAGTTGctcctttctgatgagaaatcTCGAAGGAATCTCCGTGTTGTCAAATACGGTAGTTGCTGTGCTGACGAGATCAGGTGCTGGGGAACCGGCAGGATCTATATCAGACCCATTCAAACTGATATTGCTCTAGGGGACGATGGTGGCTCAGATGAAGAGTGCGAAAAATGCCTCCTCTGCAAAGTTTCTATCCCTTTGCGGCAAATGCGGGACCATATGGAACTTTGCCCG GCTGGATCGCCCTTGACAGATTATGAAGGAAACCAGACTTCCAGTAATGGGGAAAATTACGTGGACAG AGACAATCAAGAAGGCCCTGACCATGACAATGAAGTTGAACTGGTACGAGAGCTATCCCCTATAGCTACTACTCAGGAGGCAGAGTCACAAGGAGATTCAGCAATTACGCAGGAAGAGTGCGTTTTATAG